TGTCGCCGGTAATAGGAAGGATTTGGCAATGAGGCGAAAAGCCGTATTTTTTCGCAAAGTAACTTCCAATACCACCGAGATGCTTTGCACCATTCATTTCAACGGGTCCCAACTTTTCAGCTAAATCTGAACCTTTAAAAGAACCAGCAACATCATCTAGAAGACGAGTATCGAATCGTTCATTTCGGATATCCCATAAATTCATACCGCAAACATCGCTAATTTCCAAAGGAGCCTCGCGTTGTAAAAACACAGACATGAGGAAGCTCGAGGCAAGACCGATCCGTTCAGTTTTCTCATAAATATCTGGGTGCAAGCGACGAAATCGCTTAATTTGAGGACCTGTGAATCTGAGATGCGCTCTGGAACCTGTTATATCAGCAAGGGTATCAGCACCACCGACGACAGCTTCCATTTCTCGACATTCACGAGAAGTTGTGGCATCCTGCCAATTGGGCGACCTCGAATAGAGGTACTTTCCAAGTTGATTTTGCAATGTAGAGCTTGTTTCTAATGATCCAAGAGCTTGTTCAGCTCCCTGTAACCAGAAAACACCTGCATGCTGTTGACCTGCTCCACAAATTCCCTGGATCTCACTCACGTCCATTACCTTTGCAAGTCTAGCACATAGCAAATCTATGGCATCCAACCACATAGGCACTGGCGCTACCACTTCATGACCATGTTTGTAAACACCCTTTGTGGTTTTATAAGACGGAAAGTCTTTCTCAAAATCTACTACCACCTCTTGGACAATATCCAGCTTTTCGTTAATCGTCACACCTTTTAATTGTTGAGTCGAAAGATCTAGTCCTAGAAACATTTTTGTTATGTTTTATATCGTCACTGGTTTCCAGAAATCGATCTTGCTATGTGAACTcttcccaaaaaaattggtttATATATTCGAAAAGTTTGCCGTTTATTGTTCTTTACAGCTTTGGAATTCCGCTCCCTGATTCCGCatacattttttttgtaacgACTTACATCAGTCATTTGTGTTGTCACTCATTTTCCATAGAATATTATTTCATCACATTATAACATaacaaaatgaagttgATTAGGTATacatataaaataaaactcTTATTTCACAATAGATTAAAAAGCATTTAAAGCCTCATGATGGCCATGTAAAAAAGGTCGTTTACTCATTCCATGCATATACATGGTTCACACATCTTTTCAATTCGTTTCTTCGTCCATGCTTCTACATCATAAAGCGCAGTTTCATGTGTACTGAATGTAGTAGATGTTAGACCAAGTCAGTTATAAAGTAAGATAGGATTTTAGGAAAAGCTTATAAAGTCGTTATCGTCAAACAAACTGAATATAgatattcataaaaaaatgaaaaaccaTACTGTTCACATTTTAGCGTTCTTTGCATTCCTATAAACTACTAATACAACTACATATTTTATTGTGAATTTGTGTTGGCATAAAAGCAACACAAACAACACGTTTTTACGTCAAAGTTTATGTTTGGCAAAGCtataattttcaaaaaaaaagaagaataaaaaatatattagGTATAAATTAAGATCATTATTAATACCTTGCCGTGCATTACCAAGAATTTTGTATATATCCTTAATTAAACCCCTGCATATACACATACCCTTATGCATATATACTTAacgcttctttttttttgtttttttgttttatccAGTTCTTGTAATCTTTCTGTAAAGTCGAGTACTTCTAATTTTCATAACCCGGAAAATGTAAAATAGTAGCAACACAGCAAAGACATTGAAGAAGACATAACCAATGACGATACCAAAGTTACGCCAGCGATGATCAAACTTCATACCGAACTGCATCAAAAACTGGTCACCCGTACGGTATCGACAATATTGACAATCGGTTGTGGCATCAGGGTTTAATAAATTACCGGCAAGCTCACTTTGCAAAAAGTTCTTCAAGTAGGATTGACAAGTTTCACCATTTGGAGGATTCAAGTGGCTGATTTCGTTCGGCTTGCAGTTCACCGGAACATTGTGCAATAAATCACCCAATAAACCTTCAATAATGTAAGTGAAAGGTGTCAAAGAGTGCATCCAATGCCAAAATTTAATCAAATTGCTGATTGGCTGCATGACACCGTTGAAGGTGATAATGAAAGTAAATGCCAAACTGTTCACGACGGACGCAGTCTGAGCGTTGGGACAAGCACTAGCGACGGCTTGGCCAAATGTGGAATAGTACATTTGGAAAATCATATACATTAACCAAGCATAACCTGTTCTGTCACTTGTATGTTCCAAATTCTTATAAAACTTGACGGGATAAAACCaacacaaaaagaaaatcgtACCAAATATAAGGTTGAATGGGATTTCGACTATAATTGCCGAAATAACAAATGCAACCCAACTGTAAATGTTGGATGGCTTCTCTCTTACTTCAAACACATTTCGAAGATCAATGAATTTGGGTTGTAGACCATTAATAAGAGGAACAGCAAGCACTGTTGCCATAAAAACTGCGAAAAGCTTATTTTGCATGTTTTGAGAACCTGTTCCTTGATTATAGAAAGTGAAGCCGATAAACAATCCGGCGAAAATATTCAACATCATCTTAGACATCAATAGCGAGGGTTCTCTCCAATAAGACTGGAAATTTCTAAGCAACACAAATCTAATTTGGGTCCAAATTGGCATAGCATAAGTATGAGTATCTGATTTGTTAACCTTCTCTTTGGTCTCCGGCTTACTacgttcaatttcatccaaCTCTTGAGTAGTTTCTTTACGTTCATCCGAATTTTGCCAAACTTCATGCCAATCACGATCAGTCTTCGCAGTTGCACCAGCGCCAATCACGTCAAGAATGTATTCGGCTGGGTTAGCATCAGGAGGACAAGGAGTAGCTCCATGAGAGGAAAAGTAATTCAATAAAGTCCTGGAATTATCACCAATATTACCAAAGTACACTGTCTTACCACCCTTTTGGAGTAGCAGCAATCTGTCAAATTGGTCAAACAACACAGCACTAGGTTGGTGAATTGTGCAAAGAATTGCTTGGCCAGCATCAGTCAGTTTACGCAAAAATTGAACGATCGACCATGCCGATTGACTATCCAAACCCGAAGTGGGCTCAtctaaaaacaaaagaagagctGGTTTAGCAGCCAACTCCACACCGATAGTTGCACGCTTACGTTGCTCGACATTTAAGCCAGAGCCAGGGGTACCAATGATAGCTTCAGCATAGGCTTCCATTTCCAATAATTTGATAACACTTTCAACGTATTCATACTTTTCAGAAAGAGGAACAGTGGACGGTTGGCGAAGTGCAGCACTGAATTGAAGTGCTTCTCGAACAGTAGACTCAGAAACGTGAACATCCTGTTGCTGTACATACCCGGTACGACGCTGGAATGTAGAGTCAAGAGGGTGACCATTAACAAGCATATTACCAGTGACAATACCGATGTCAACACGTTGAGCAAGCACGTTTAAAAGGGTGGTCTTACCAGCACCTGACTCACCCATCAAGGCGGTAAGTTTTCCTGGCCTTACAAAACCATTAACCCCACTCAAAAGTCGTCGCTTTTCTCCTTTAATAGTGATATCATAAGATAGATCTCTCCAGCTGAAAAtgtctttgcttttctcaaTAGTCTCGTACTCTTTGTCGGTTTCTTCAGAATTTGGAGGGGATTTTTCAACATTGCCACCTTGAGTATTTTGACCAGTTTCTAAATCCAAAGGTTTTCCGCCTTCTTGAACAGCCTCCTTTACAGCACTGGGAGCATGGCCACGACGGAAAATGAGATATTCACCCTTCAGGTCACTAAAATTCAAGACCTCACTAGCAACGATGTTAACACCAATCAAGAAAGCATAATAACCAATAATGATTGCAAGATTTCTCCATAATTGACGGGTTTTGTAATTGAAGCTCGCGTAAAGGTAGGATGAGCCGTCAACAGTAGTCTGACCTGGTTGGGCGCTGGTGATTGGGCAGACTTTATATTCAGAAGAAACATTATCGTAATCACCTCCAGAAGGAACCATTGAAGTGCACTGGTATTTTTGAGCTTTAAATTCATTAATCATAAGAGAGGCGAAGCCGAATTGTACAGGATCAACGTATGAAATCCAACGGAACCACCAGCCAACATTAATATTGGGAATAGCATAACCAGTGTAGATGGCAATAGCCAAGACACCCATACCACCCAAAGCAGAAGCAGAAGCTACATTAGGCATGATGGAAGCGAGACCTCTAAAGAACGTAGTCATCGTAAGTGCAGAAAGGAATAAGAAGACATAAAAGGTCCAAAAGCCTCCAGCAGTACGTCGCAAATCAgttaaaaagtaaagaatGATAGAAAAGACGGTTACATTGATGAACCGGAAAGGAATATCAACAATCAAACTACTGATAACGTCGGCCGCTGGATGATAGAGAGCAGATGCACGATGCTTCGCAATAATAGGACGTTGGGCAAACATGTTTGCAATTTCTGAAAGACTTTGAAGAGCAGTAAATAAGAtggcaaaaaaaagagtacCACCACGAGTGAACATATCACTGGTAGTATCCTGAAGATTGTAAAAAATGGAGCCAATAATTAACGATTGGAAcataaaagcaaaagccaTGGCTCCGATGTAAGCCGGATCATTGATAAATCGTTGCCACGAACGAATTAAACAATAGCGCAATTGCATCCAAAAAGTGACAGTGTAAGGAGATGTTTTAGACATAGTTTTCGCTTTTTCAGAACGAGCACTATCACGATACTGTTCATGTTTTGTGACAGCAGACGTACCATCGTTGAGATCCTTCGATGAGCGAGTAGAATCGGGAGAAGAGTTTTCATCCCATCTTCTATCGTATTCATCCATCTCACGAAGAAGTTGAGCATGCAAGGGGTGTTCATGCCATCTACGTTCAAAGTCTTCAGGAGTGCGCGGAACACGGTCTTCCCAACCCTCTTTAGGTTGACGGGCATTGGGATCGGAAATGGCCGTCAAGAAATCAGGGGTAGTTTCACGGGGATGGCAAACAAAACCCATGTTGAGGAAGTAGTCTTTGGCCTTGGAAGCCGGGCCATAATAAATTTGACGACCAGCATAAAGGACACAAACACGGTCGAAAAGATCATAAATCTTTTGACTAGCTTGATAAGCAGTGACGAAAGAGGTTAACTGGAGCTCGTCTGCACAAATACGTAGGTTATTTACGAATTCGAAAGCGGTACTAGAATCCAAACCACGGGTACTATTATCCCAGCAGGCAATGGTGGGCCGAAGAGCAAAGGCTTCACTAATAGTAACACGTTTGCGTTCACCACCCGAGACACCACGAATGAAGTCGTTACCGACCTTTGTCTTGTAAGTATGGGTAAGACCAAAACTAGTAGCAATGAGATCACGAACCCGAGACATGTACTCGTTACGGGAGAGGTTGCATGGACGATTGCGAGGAGTGCGAACACGAGCGGCAAAGTTGATAGTTTCGCGGGTAGTAAGAGAGGGGAAATGGACATCATTTTCACCAGAATAAAGGACATCACCTGGGTAATGCTTTCTCATTTCGGCGGCATTGATGCCGTCGTAATGAAGGGTGGTCTCGGTGTCTTTATAATGATCAGTTTCGCCAGCGACGGAGCGCAAATAAGTTGAGCAACCAGCACCGGGTTGACCTAAGACCATGACGAGCTCACCAGCATTTGCGAGGGCGTTAGTATGGGAGAGGATGGCCTTTTTGACAACCTGTCGTTCTTTGAACCGACGGTAGGGAGCAGCGAAAATGTCGATAAAGGTAGTAAGAAACTCGTAACCAGAGCCCAAACCATAAATGCTGGTATCGCGCATGCAGACACCGGTGGTACGGGAGTGGATGCCGTCGCGTTGAAGGGCATCTTTGTAGCCACGAAGGTAACGTTTAAGATCAAAATCCTCGCCCAATGCAAAAGGATCACCGCTAAGATGATCGACCGACGAGAcggaagaggaagaagtaGGGGCGTCAACGGGAGGGGCATAGGTGGTAGAGTCGTAATGGGTCTCATGGGTCATCTGAGGGTGAGGTTGATGTTGATTTCTAGCTGCGTAGGTCGCAGCAGAGGATATGGAAGAGGCATCTGATTGCTGATCTTTGGTAGTTTTGGGAAAGACATCAAGAGGACGAGAGGAATGGTCATCCAGGGAATTAGCGGATGCGTAAGAAGATTCAGAAGGAGCTGCAAAATGGCCAGCGGAGGAAGACATGACGCTAAAGTCGAAACGAAACCCAAGTAATCCAAACTAAACCCAAATTAACTCAACTCAACTCAACTCAACTCAACTAATTCAATGCCAAGAAGTTGACCAAAAAGCAAGTCAACGAATAAAACGAATAAAAATAGGACAAACCTCGTGGTTGGGAGAAGAATCCAAATTCGTAAAAGAAAGCtcttttagaaaataaaagccaattaaaattaagaaaaaagagcTACACAAAAgagcagcagcagcagcagcagcaatTTGCGCTTAAAAAGAGcacaacaaaaagaagagaagagaaaagaagaaaaacagtcgcaaatacaaagatttttttccctatgaatttttaaaagaaattccaattaaataaattaggAATTCTGTAGATGGACGACCTGGATACAAAATTTGTTACTGCAGGCCTTTTATGTATATAAATTCATCGGTATAAAGAACATCCGTAATGATGTCACTGCATGAATAAGCACTTGTTTCGAGGTCCGAGGTCCATCCATCTACAAGGGGAAAGGAGACAAAAGGGAAAATTGCGAAGCATCAGATAAAACAAGAGCGAGGGTTATAGGAGGAATAGAAATTCGTGCAATGCAAAAAGCAACGATTAAACTTGTCCTCGTAGATGAATTGCTTTCTGTATGCATTACACCAAATTTCTATTCCTCCTACAACCCTCTGTTTGTCATCTTAACCCTCTTTCCCCTTGTTATTGAATTGCGCGGAGGAATTTTCAATAGAAACAGCAGTATGGTTTCACGAGGAGGATGCTCAATTCTTGTTTGGTTGAAACCGTCCAATGATCGCGATGCTTTACGCTATTTCGTCCATTCGTTATATGCATCACTCGTCTGTAACATTCCAATGAACCTTCGTTGAGACTAAAGCTTGTTGTGGATAGGGAGCAGGGCCGTTCGCTATCTTGGAGAAGTGATGGAGATAAAAAAGCGAAATTAGCATAAGCAAcaagagagagagagagagagagagagaaatgaaaaaatagcAGATATCGCTTTGGACAACTTATCGGCTGTAGAACATTCCGATTATCGGAGTATTAAAAAAGCGAGATGAGAAAAAGGAGCCATCGAACGAGGCAAAGTTAAAACTGGTTGAAACTAATTTCATGATGAGCAGTTGTTTTTCAGTGTAGCAATGTagatgtaaacaaatctACGATCCTCTGATTTCCCTCTTTTCTTAACTTTTTTTcggtttgtttaccttttctttctatctCTATATCTATCTCTATCTTTCCCCCTCCTCTTTTCCCTCTGCTTCTCTCTTAGTCATGCTTTCTCGGTTTCGGTTTCGCTTCTTATTCGGTTCCTCGGAGTTCAAGGTTGAACGGTGAAGTTCGTTTCCTTCCATCTGCTCTGCCCCACGAATGCTTGTTCAGCATAAACTCCAAATTTCCAACTAACATCTTTCCTCCTTTCGTCTCCTTATCGTTCATACCATCGTCCCTCGACTGCGCTAAACACAAGAGTCCTGAGGTTGAACATTCACTAGTGAACAGGTCAAAATAGGATCCGATCGACAGATTTTACGAATGTATTTTCCCCTTTCTTGGAACAAAgagtaaaaataaaaataaaaataaaagaaacaaaaggttCAAGAAAAgcccttttcttttcttttcttttctttactcGTCTCGTCTCTCGTTCCACTCCactacttttttttgcgtACCCCTCCACACCACAGTATCCTCCGTCAATGCTTGCTCCTACCCATCCACGCCTAGTTTGCCTCTGTGCACCTAATTTTTTTGcgtttctctctttttctacATTCTTTGGAGATTGTTCCCTGTTTATACAATTTATTAGGACGAAACCTTTCtgtttatttctatttcgttcttttttgtttgttttcctttcctgTACTCCTACGCGACGCGTCTCCTTATTGCTTGTTTGCTTGCTCCTGACGTTGCCTTTTTTTCCCTCATTCacaaaattgtttttttttttctttctttctttccctacctctctctctctctctctctctctctctctctcttgTTGTTTATGCTTCTCTTCCTCTAgttctctttctctttttccttttgtgtGTACTCGGTTGGTTTTCCTTGTCGTTTCTCTTTTCGtcgttcttttcttttttttggtctCTCtcattctctttctcttttatttagctagtCTCCTTGTTTATCGATTCCCTTCCCTCCGTCATGTCCTCCTCCTCTTCCTCGAATCGTAGGCCTTGTACCCTTCGGCGATCCCAACGTTCTATGAATCTCAATCAGGAAACCTTCTTCCCTCCTAACACTACTTCCTCCTCCACCAATGCTTCTCCCTTTTACTCTCCTCAATCTCCTTCCGCCGCCTCTTCCTCCACCGCCAAACCCTCTCTCCATTCCTCTCCATTTTCCCATCCTTCTCGACCCCCTTTTTCCGTAAAACGCTCCTACCTACCTTCCACCAATACCTCTCCTTTTACCCAAACCGCTGTTCCTTCTATTTCCAACTCTTCTACCACCCTCGCCTCTACTTCCCCCTCTCCTCCTTTTTCCCTCTCTTCTTCCTACAAGTCTTCCGGAAGCGCCCCAAAACGTACCTACTTTTCCACTTCCCTCACAAACGGTACTTCCTCTCCCCCTCCGCCCTCTCACCATTCCTCCCCTGCTAACCTTTCTCCttcctcctcttcttttttgtccTCCTATCGCAGTCCCTACACTCCCGCACAAAAACTTCGGAAAAAGGACCCTTTCTCTTCCCTCAAACACCCTCCCAATACCTTCTCTTCCTCTCaaccttcttccttttcccCTTTTGCTACTTCGTCTCCCCAATTCGTTTCTACTTCCACCCCAGGTCCCGCTGCTGCTGTCGCCGCTCCCCCTCCTCCTCGCTTTCCCTCTCATTCTCACCGcccttcctcttcctccttcttctcTCAATCCTCACACGCTTTTGCTTCTCCTCAAAAGTCTCCTCAACGTTTCCCCGTCCAACATCCAGTCGCAACTCCTTCAGCAGCTCCGTCTCCTTCCGTCTTTCTACCAACTCCTAAACGTCCAACTCCccgttcttcttcttttctgtttggTAAATCCAATCCGGCCCCTTCtcccttttcttccataaaACATAATGATTCTCCCATGCTTCACAATCCCTCTCCCGATCCATCCTCACATGATGATCACTCCTCCTCCTTTGCTTCCACTTCTACTCTTTTCCCAAACGCAACCCTTCCGATTTCAAATCCCGGCCACAATCTTTTTACCACCCCATTTCAACAGGTCAAACCTTCCTCCCAGGCTTTTCTCAGTACTGGTTTGCTTTCCAAACAGAGTAGGCCTCGTAAACCTTTTAATCTTACGACTCCCTTGCCTCCAAGCACTCCTTCAAAGCCTTCCTCCGTTTTGCGTTCCAACATGAAGCTAGCTGACTCTCCTCCTTCTCCTTCCACACCTTCCAACAcgaattcttcttcttttgtcttGCAAGGCCAAAGCACCCCCACCCATcaaaactctttttcttccgCAAAACTCGGCAAGCCATCTATGGACTTTTTGAGGTTGCAGCCGCCCTCTTCTACCGTCAAGCAGCCCTCGGGATCTGAATTCCTTGCCCCTTCTACCCCTACTCGTAAtccttttgattttgaaaactcgTCGATGTACTTGGACGAGTTTCATTATCCCTCTCATCAGCATCGCAATAACTCTGAAATTTTTGCTGAAATGGAAGAGGAATCTGCAATCCTGGGAAACCCCGCCAATGTAAATTCGAACTTGTCATTTCCTTCTGCTCTTACCTCGAAATCCCCCGAGTCACCTGCGGATGATTTACATAATCGCTTTCGAAATATCACCGTCCTTGGGAGGGGTGAGTTTAGCGAGGTTTTTCAAGTTGAAGATCCTTTGGAACGATCCTTAAAGTATGCtgtaaagaaattgaaggtAAAATATAGTGGACCTAAAGAGAGAAGTCGTTTGTTGCACGAGGTTTCTATTCAAAGGGCACTTAAGGGGCATGATCATATTGTTGAGTTAATTGATTCTTGGGAATTTAACGGGTATCTATTTATGCAAGTAGAGTTGTGCGAGAATGGCAGTCTGGATAGATTTTTAGAAGAGCAAGGTCAGCTTTCTCGCTTAGATGAGTTTCGAGTTTGGAAAATTCTCGTGGAATTGGCTTTAGGACTGCAGTATATACATAGTAAGAATTACATTcatttggatttgaaaCCCGCGAATGTTATGATCACGTTTGAAGGGACTTTAAAAATTGGTGACTTTGGAATGGCAAGCGTCTGGCCCGTCCCAAGAGGATTGGAGCGAGAGGGAGATTGCGAATATATTGCTCCCGAAATTTTGTCCAACCATTTGTACGACAAGCCTGCCGACATTTTTAGTCTTGGAATTACTGTGTTCGAGGCGGCAGCTAATATTGTCCTGCCAGATAATGGCCAATCTTGGCAAAAACTTCGTTCAGGCGATCTTTCTGATGCACCACGGCTTTCTTCCACCGAAGGCTCTAGTAACACTTCCTCTTCTCGTGATTTGCCTATGAACAGTATAATCGGTCAAGGAGGTCTCGATCGTGTCGTTCAATGGATGTTGGCGCCCGAACCAAGAAATCGTCCTACAATAGATCAAATATTAGCTACACCAGAGGTCAGTTGGGTAGAGCTCCGAAGGAAGGCTGGAGCTATTATTTATGAAGGACTTCATGGGTCTTCAGCTTCTCCTCAGGGAGATCAAATGATGGAAGACTGGCAAGTCAACGTATAGTTGCTTGGTAGGATGAAAAGATTGTTTATgcttatttattatttcaatGGTTTTATCTTATGTTGGTATTGTATAcatatgtatatatactttttttttgaagtttaGGGCTAAAAATGTCCCTAACCTAATCTATAAATGTACGTTTATTTTATAACTgtgcttttatttatttcttttttttttcattcaacatagaattttttttataatatgGAGGATGGGAGAATTCAACCAtagtttttggtttattaattttaaGAAACTTACTAAATAATCCATTCTTTGAACGGATTTTTGAAGTAAGTTTTTAGTACTTTACTACTtagaaaggaaacaaaacattGGCCTTTAATTGGAAATGGATGAATGATCGGTGGTTCTCTTTTATGGTTGTtttaaaaacttttaataCCTTAGCGCATTCAAACAGTATGAAtctctttgctttcttttttggctccttcccttttcttctggaatttttcttttttctctttttgctGCATGGTTTGATAGGACCGCTTGCATACGATAATACTTAATTACGTTCGTTTAAAATTTGCTCAGCTATATAtgctttttccttgtactgctttattgattttatgGTTTGaccttttatttcatttttctacTTTCGGATATCCAAAAATGGGTGTTTATGTATTTCgataattttgtttctcaACATTTGTTACTACTTTCAACATCTACGTCCttccatttccatttctaattttttaattgcttttgatgatttttgCTTGTCTTATTGGAATGATTTTACCGTTTGAGATCATCTTTTGACTATATTGTTGCTTTTAATTTATGAGAAGTCAACCATTAACGGTTGAATTTACCAAATTTAAGCTGTATATAATTTAATATTTAGCAATTGCTACAAATAGTTTTTCATATAGACTTTACTTACCTTACGAAtgcaaaagtaaagaaaccATACATACGCATGAAGAATTCTTTCCCTTTTAGtaaatttccttctttttggagAATAGTGAAGGTTGTTGCAACGCACATTAGTAATGTTTCGGAAATGAAGCGTGTATACAGTAACCGAACCTAACAGAGTACTGGAACGAAAGGTACTTTTGAAGGTCTCTTGGTACAATGCATCTAGTCTAAACCGATCAGAACGAGGATCATGTTTACGCGGAAATTCTTCAGTTCTATTGAGAACAATTCGAGACATGTGCTTCAAACCGTTAGTTTTCAAAGGAATCGTCCGTTCTGTACTGGTATTTCCCTTCAAGCACCAAATACACAGAATTCCAGCGTGAGGAAAAATGCCGGATTCCAAAGACGGAGCGATTCGTTTATCCCACCTTTTTTAGTACCAAACGTTACTGAGGGTCAGGTATACTCTCCAAGTGATTTAAAGTTTGAAACGGTGGAAGCAAGAAATCAAggcaatttcttcaatccCAAAAGACACGACTGCTTTAAAGCAGCCAACCGGAGCCCACTagaattttggaaaaatccTGTTGTATTGTCTAATTTCATAACTGAATTGGGCCGTATTAAGCCGAGAGCCGACACGGGTCTGAGTGCAAAGAACCAAAGGCTTGTATCGAGGGCCATTCGTCGGGCCAGAGCAGTGGGCGTCTTACCTACCAAACACAAATCGGTATATGCAGAACGAgagaaataataaaaggtATGTTCGCTTCGGTGTATGTGCTGGAAACCCACCACGTTTGTCAAAGAATGGCACGATGTGTGAGAAAACTTACGAAATTGAGAGGGTAGAGTACGATTTCACGTTTTTCAGAGTCGGTGGATGGTGAACCTGCCCGGTGTTTGTAACAATGCATAAGTGTTCTTTTATAAAGCACCTGGAGTGTTATGAAAAATTTCGCGAAGCCTTTTACATAAAAGGTGTTCATTTTAATATCTAAAGAGTATGAAAAGTTCTTACTTTGTTCTTAATTGGTTTGTCCTTCGTTCGATGCAGTCTCACACGACATGTAAGAGACGTAAATGAATCAAGTTATAAATAAAGGgctatgaaaaaaaaaaagagccaaaaatgataaatatgggtaaataaaagtaaagatTTTGTAACAATAGCTTTGTATGGCGGTTGATTAATCAAACCAGCGGAGAGTATATCAGTTTAGCACGGGATGTAAAGGCGATGAAGAGTTTCGTAGTTATGATTTTAGACGAGTGGTTATGGTTTGATTGGAAGAGGAAGGCTttaatttggaaaataatTGAGCAGTACGACTGATGGATGAGGACTCCTCTTGAATATTTAACAATGCACATTCAATGGATTGCATAGCCTTTTGAATAGCTTCTAAAGGATGTTTTCCCAACGCTATATTTG
The nucleotide sequence above comes from Schizosaccharomyces osmophilus chromosome 3, complete sequence. Encoded proteins:
- the rsm18 gene encoding mitochondrial ribosomal protein subunit S18 codes for the protein MFTRKFFSSIENNSRHVLQTVSFQRNRPFCTGISLQAPNTQNSSVRKNAGFQRRSDSFIPPFLVPNVTEGQVYSPSDLKFETVEARNQGNFFNPKRHDCFKAANRSPLEFWKNPVVLSNFITELGRIKPRADTGLSAKNQRLVSRAIRRARAVGVLPTKHKSVYAEREK